A genomic stretch from Pirellulales bacterium includes:
- a CDS encoding fibronectin type III domain-containing protein — protein MARQHRSRNSLVNKGRKGRVLRLEELEVRTLLTATATAHTDYIEIPAASSGISGYTPAQIKAAYGISSLSFGSTSADGTGQTIAIIDAYNDPNIASDLAAFDSAMGIAAPPSFKVVNQSGGSTLPGTDPSQGWEGEIALDVEWAHAIAPGANIVLVEANDASDANLFAAVNWARQQAAVSVISMSWGSDDSLANAANDQSLSSKYLVTPSGHQGITFVASSGDDGEPNFPAESPNVLAVGGTDLHLTSSGSITSETAWTPTTSGGQTWSGGGGVSQEFAGRDVPDVAYNAGVGMAVYDTYGPDHGWVSIGGTSAGAPQWAALIAIADQGRALAGSGTLNGASQTLAAIYAAPASDFHDITTGSTEFESAGTGYDLATGRGSPIANLLVPFLVSYGASGSTGGTGTTSSSPTAPTNFQASALSTTQISLSWSSSTNETGYRLYEQENGQSVLVGTYAAGVTSATISNLTAGTTYSFELVAYNSSSTAATSWVEATTQTATTTVSAPQNLTATATSTTSVQLSWTASAGATGYRVYEYVSGQAVQVASLGASATSTTISGLKPGGINYFFVTAYNSTSSAATSWVMAITPAATTVKVSAPTNVAATATSSTTAQVSWNAVTGATGYRVYEYEGGQAVQVASVAAGTTTATISGLTAGSTDYFYVSAYNSTSTASSGWASVVMPAAASLTAPSVTATATSATAGKLSWTAVAGATGYEVIYWNGIQAVLLGNFSATTTSVSISGMTAGSTNYFAVIAYNSTQSAASNWITLSTPTSNVAKLADIYFAQAATAANRPNWLL, from the coding sequence ATGGCTCGACAGCACCGATCGCGCAATTCACTCGTCAATAAGGGCCGTAAAGGCCGCGTCCTTCGCCTGGAAGAGTTGGAGGTACGAACCCTCCTGACCGCCACGGCCACGGCACATACGGATTACATCGAGATACCGGCCGCTTCGAGCGGCATTTCGGGCTATACCCCGGCTCAGATCAAGGCTGCTTACGGCATCAGCAGCCTGTCGTTCGGCTCGACATCGGCCGACGGCACCGGCCAAACGATCGCCATCATCGATGCCTATAACGATCCGAATATCGCCTCGGACCTGGCGGCCTTCGACTCGGCCATGGGTATTGCCGCGCCTCCCAGTTTCAAAGTCGTTAATCAAAGTGGCGGCAGCACGCTCCCTGGCACCGATCCCAGCCAGGGTTGGGAGGGAGAGATCGCCCTGGATGTCGAGTGGGCACATGCAATCGCGCCGGGTGCAAACATCGTTCTCGTCGAAGCGAACGACGCGTCGGATGCCAATCTGTTTGCAGCCGTCAATTGGGCTCGTCAACAGGCAGCCGTGTCGGTGATCTCGATGAGCTGGGGAAGCGACGATAGCCTCGCGAACGCCGCGAACGATCAAAGCCTCAGCTCGAAATACCTGGTCACCCCCAGCGGTCATCAGGGAATCACCTTCGTCGCATCCAGTGGCGATGACGGTGAGCCGAACTTCCCGGCTGAATCTCCGAACGTGCTGGCCGTTGGCGGCACGGATCTGCACCTGACCTCGAGTGGATCGATCACCAGCGAAACGGCCTGGACGCCAACCACCAGTGGTGGGCAAACCTGGAGCGGTGGCGGCGGAGTGAGCCAAGAGTTCGCGGGCCGTGACGTCCCTGACGTGGCGTACAATGCCGGCGTTGGCATGGCGGTCTACGACACGTATGGCCCCGATCATGGTTGGGTCAGCATCGGTGGCACTAGCGCCGGAGCGCCGCAATGGGCCGCCCTGATCGCCATCGCGGATCAAGGGCGGGCGCTGGCCGGCTCTGGTACTTTGAACGGCGCGTCGCAGACGCTGGCCGCAATCTACGCCGCACCGGCAAGCGACTTCCACGATATCACCACAGGCAGCACCGAATTCGAATCGGCCGGTACCGGTTACGACCTGGCCACCGGACGCGGTAGTCCGATCGCTAACCTGCTGGTCCCGTTCCTCGTTAGCTATGGGGCCTCGGGCAGCACCGGCGGGACAGGTACAACTTCGTCGTCTCCCACGGCGCCTACGAATTTCCAGGCGTCGGCCCTCTCAACGACGCAAATCAGTCTCAGTTGGTCGTCGTCCACCAATGAGACTGGCTATCGCCTGTACGAGCAAGAGAATGGCCAGTCGGTACTGGTTGGCACTTATGCCGCTGGCGTCACCTCGGCCACGATCAGCAATCTGACGGCCGGCACCACGTACAGCTTCGAACTGGTTGCCTACAACTCGTCTAGTACAGCAGCTACCTCGTGGGTCGAAGCAACGACGCAAACCGCAACGACAACGGTATCAGCTCCGCAAAACCTCACTGCCACGGCCACGTCGACGACCTCCGTACAACTCTCCTGGACCGCGTCGGCAGGCGCTACCGGGTATCGTGTCTACGAATACGTGAGCGGACAGGCCGTGCAGGTCGCCTCGCTGGGGGCCTCGGCGACCTCGACCACGATTAGTGGTTTGAAGCCGGGCGGGATTAATTATTTCTTCGTGACGGCGTACAACTCGACCTCGTCGGCTGCAACTTCCTGGGTAATGGCAATCACGCCGGCCGCGACGACGGTCAAGGTCAGTGCTCCGACAAACGTCGCGGCCACGGCCACTTCGAGCACCACCGCACAGGTGTCCTGGAACGCCGTGACCGGCGCCACCGGTTACCGTGTCTACGAGTACGAGGGTGGACAGGCCGTGCAAGTGGCCAGCGTCGCGGCCGGCACAACCACAGCCACGATCAGCGGCCTGACAGCAGGTTCGACCGATTACTTCTATGTCTCGGCCTACAACTCGACCTCCACGGCTTCGTCCGGCTGGGCCAGCGTCGTCATGCCAGCGGCCGCCTCGTTGACGGCGCCTAGCGTGACTGCCACGGCGACGTCGGCCACGGCTGGCAAGCTTTCCTGGACCGCGGTGGCGGGGGCAACCGGCTATGAAGTCATCTACTGGAATGGCATCCAGGCCGTGTTGCTCGGGAATTTCAGCGCGACAACCACGTCGGTGTCGATCAGCGGCATGACGGCAGGCTCGACCAATTACTTTGCTGTCATCGCCTATAACAGCACGCAGAGCGCCGCCTCGAATTGGATTACGCTGTCGACGCCCACGTCGAATGTCGCGAAATTGGCCGACATTTACTTCGCCCAGGCGGCGACCGCCGCGAATCGGCCGAACTGGTTGTTGTAG
- a CDS encoding serine/threonine-protein kinase: MTSDANNMTRPDALDSNPRASYVDDSPDDPRVARALHEYVAAIEAGDPPDREEFLARYSDISSALAACLDSLALVLAAAPRLRLNPGDDAAYSSPVALPAALGDFRIIRELGRGGMGVVYEAEQLSLGRRVALKVLPFASALDSTRLQRFKNEAQAAAQLHHTNIVPVYAVGCERGVHFYAMQLIEGKTLSAVIVEMAHAARGENGQPGAVDARQTEDWVIVKAEGPSAAAAGARHRRPESPANPVKHDRDTAFAQDTAPFTGRRSAERKASRTSYFQTAARLGVQAAEALEHAHQMGVIHRDVKPGNLLLDERGKLWITDFGLAQFQAEGGLTLTGNLPGTIRYMSPEQATGKRVLLDHRTDIYSLGVTLYEMLTLTPAFDDSDGRVLVRQIAIAEPVSPRTIDPSIPLDLETILLKAMAKAPGDRYATAQAMADDLQRFLEHQPIQARRPSALDRLVKWARRHKPLVAAGILLLVITSVGFLASTILIAREHAKTKIAYQRVVEERAAAERSFLQARQAVDTFTQLGEEELVSKPSMYQLRRKFLETALDYYETFLERHRNDGAVQAELAASRQWVSKIIDELSALSSVRPLMLLTDERVQEELEIDPAQRPKVEALIDQLWSQRAETANDPQLNREQRQHELAETLRLHEMQITDVVGSARMKRLRQISLQQQGPFAFKRPEVIEVLALSTDQRKQIVDIIEKHAPHRRGGEMRDHPFPGGGGPPDWHDGPPPKPKMPKSARGSAAPQPRTGETSTAIAVDDGRVAFEVPLADDADDERSADERRDFERKSRFDHKPPFHDHYHDFGGGPGHGPPRSREISDTMKQTVVEILTVLSPTQLQAWQQLIGEAISFELHHSPEDAFLY, translated from the coding sequence CTACGTCGACGACAGCCCGGACGACCCGCGGGTTGCCCGCGCCTTGCACGAGTATGTGGCCGCGATCGAGGCGGGCGACCCTCCGGATCGCGAGGAGTTCTTGGCCCGGTACTCGGATATTTCGTCGGCGCTCGCGGCATGCTTGGATAGTCTGGCCTTGGTGCTGGCCGCAGCGCCGCGGTTGCGGCTGAATCCGGGAGACGACGCCGCATACTCGAGTCCCGTGGCGCTACCCGCGGCGCTGGGAGATTTTCGCATCATCCGCGAGCTTGGGCGCGGCGGCATGGGAGTTGTCTACGAAGCCGAGCAATTGTCGCTGGGCCGGCGCGTAGCTTTGAAGGTGCTGCCATTCGCATCCGCGTTAGACTCGACGCGTTTGCAGCGATTCAAGAACGAAGCCCAGGCCGCGGCGCAACTGCACCACACGAACATCGTGCCGGTGTATGCCGTCGGTTGCGAGCGTGGCGTCCATTTCTACGCCATGCAGTTGATCGAAGGGAAAACGCTATCGGCCGTAATTGTGGAAATGGCGCACGCCGCGCGTGGTGAGAACGGACAGCCCGGCGCCGTGGATGCCAGGCAGACCGAAGACTGGGTGATCGTCAAAGCCGAAGGACCATCCGCTGCAGCAGCAGGCGCGCGGCACCGCCGCCCTGAATCGCCAGCCAATCCGGTCAAACACGACCGCGACACCGCGTTTGCTCAAGACACGGCCCCCTTCACGGGACGCCGCTCGGCCGAGCGCAAGGCATCGCGGACCTCGTATTTCCAAACCGCGGCCCGGTTGGGGGTGCAAGCGGCCGAAGCGCTTGAGCATGCGCACCAGATGGGCGTGATTCATCGTGACGTCAAGCCAGGCAATCTGCTCCTCGACGAGCGAGGCAAGCTGTGGATCACCGATTTCGGGCTCGCACAGTTTCAAGCCGAAGGTGGCTTGACGCTGACGGGCAATCTGCCGGGCACAATTCGTTACATGAGTCCCGAGCAGGCGACCGGCAAGCGTGTCCTGCTGGACCATCGCACCGACATCTATTCGCTCGGGGTCACGCTGTACGAGATGTTGACCTTGACGCCGGCCTTCGACGATTCGGATGGTCGGGTCCTGGTGCGACAGATCGCGATTGCCGAGCCTGTTTCGCCACGCACGATCGATCCGTCGATTCCGCTCGATCTGGAGACGATCTTACTGAAAGCAATGGCCAAAGCGCCCGGCGATCGTTATGCGACCGCGCAGGCCATGGCTGATGATCTGCAGCGGTTTCTCGAACATCAACCGATTCAAGCCCGGCGTCCGAGCGCCTTGGACCGGTTGGTGAAATGGGCGCGCCGTCACAAACCCCTGGTGGCGGCGGGCATATTGCTGCTGGTGATCACGTCCGTCGGCTTTTTGGCGAGCACGATTTTGATCGCCCGCGAGCATGCCAAGACCAAGATCGCCTATCAGCGGGTGGTCGAGGAGCGGGCCGCGGCTGAGCGAAGCTTCCTGCAAGCACGGCAGGCTGTCGACACCTTCACGCAACTGGGCGAAGAGGAACTGGTTAGCAAACCGTCGATGTATCAGTTGCGGCGCAAGTTCCTGGAAACCGCCTTGGATTATTACGAGACGTTCCTCGAGCGTCATCGTAACGACGGTGCCGTCCAAGCCGAGTTGGCCGCGAGCCGGCAGTGGGTTTCAAAAATCATCGACGAACTATCAGCGCTAAGCAGCGTCCGCCCGCTGATGTTGCTGACCGATGAACGCGTGCAGGAAGAACTGGAGATCGATCCCGCACAGCGTCCTAAGGTCGAGGCTTTGATCGATCAGCTCTGGTCACAGCGAGCCGAAACGGCGAACGATCCCCAGCTCAATCGCGAACAGCGGCAGCACGAGTTGGCCGAGACTCTGCGCTTGCACGAAATGCAAATCACCGACGTCGTGGGTTCGGCGCGGATGAAAAGGCTTCGGCAGATTTCGCTGCAGCAGCAAGGGCCCTTTGCCTTCAAACGCCCCGAGGTCATTGAAGTGCTCGCGTTGTCGACCGATCAGCGCAAGCAGATCGTGGACATCATCGAGAAGCACGCACCGCATCGCCGAGGAGGCGAAATGCGCGACCATCCATTTCCGGGTGGTGGTGGCCCGCCTGACTGGCACGACGGGCCGCCCCCAAAACCAAAGATGCCTAAATCGGCGCGGGGGAGCGCGGCACCGCAACCTCGAACTGGTGAAACGTCGACGGCCATAGCCGTGGACGATGGGCGCGTCGCCTTTGAAGTGCCGCTCGCGGACGACGCAGACGATGAACGATCCGCCGACGAGCGCCGAGACTTCGAACGCAAATCACGATTCGATCACAAGCCACCGTTCCACGATCACTATCACGACTTTGGCGGCGGCCCGGGACATGGTCCGCCGCGGTCGCGAGAAATCAGCGACACAATGAAGCAAACCGTGGTGGAAATTTTGACCGTGCTGTCGCCAACACAATTGCAAGCGTGGCAACAACTGATCGGCGAGGCGATTTCGTTCGAACTGCATCATTCGCCGGAGGATGCGTTTCTGTACTAG